The following are encoded in a window of Echeneis naucrates chromosome 19, fEcheNa1.1, whole genome shotgun sequence genomic DNA:
- the timp2a gene encoding metalloproteinase inhibitor 2a yields the protein MPFSVNGIICTLALLLAWRAEELAEACSCAPVHPQQAFCNADVVIRAKVVGEREVDSGNDIYGNPIKRIQYEVKQIKMFKGPNQDIEAVFTAPVSAVCGVTLDATGKKEYLISGKAEAGGRMHVTLCDYIMLWDSLSTTQKKSLSQRYQMGCDCKIVRCPSLPCEISAPEECLWTDLMIEKQVHGRQANHYACVKRADGSCSWYRGVAPPKKEFLDAEDP from the exons ATGCCGTTTTCCGTTAACGGCATCATCTGCACGCTCGCGCTGCTGCTCGCGTGGAGGGCGGAGGAGCTCGCGGAGGCTTGCAGCTGCGCTCCGGTACATCCGCAACAGGCTTTCTGCAACGCCGATGTAG TGATCCGGGCAAaggtggtgggagagagagaggtggattCAGGGAATGATATCTACGGGAACCCCATCAAGAGGATCCAGTATGAGGTCAAACAGATCAAG ATGTTCAAGGGGCCTAACCAGGACATCGAGGCCGTCTTCACCGCCCCTGTGTCTGCCGTCTGCGGCGTCACCCTCGATGCCACCGGCAAGAAGGAGTATCTGATCTCAG gcaAAGCCGAGGCCGGTGGGCGCATGCATGTGACCCTGTGTGATTACATCATGCTCTGGGACTCCTTGAGCACCACCCAGAAGAAGAGCCTCAGCCAGCGCTACCAGATGGGCTGTGACTGCAAG attGTGCGCTGCCCCTCTCTGCCCTGTGAGATCTCTGCCCCGGAGGAGTGTCTGTGGACGGACCTGATGATCGAGAAGCAGGTACACGGACGCCAGGCCAACCACTACGCATGCGTGAAGCGGGCGGACGGGTCTTGCTCCTGGTACCGCGGCGTCGCGCCGCCCAAGAAGGAGTTCCTGGACGCCGAGGACCCTTAG
- the sfxn2 gene encoding sideroflexin-2 — protein sequence MALSSFDIDAPRWDQSTFMGRLKHFFNITDCRTALLPDSRLDEAKALVESCRAGAILPGTTEEQLHYAKKLYDSAFHPDTGDRMNLIGRMSFQVPGGMAITGFMLQFYRTVPAVVFWQWVNQSFNALVNYTNRNAASPITPKQIGVAYITATSTALATAVGLNLYTKKAPPLVARWVPFAAVAAANCVNIPMMRQQEILNGIAVTDENGNKLGHSTKAAVKGITQVVISRITMAAPGMIVLPIIMQRLEKYKFMQRITFLHGPIQVMMVGVFLIFMVPAACSLFPQRCSMAVSKLEPELRDSIVSQYGDKVQRVYFNKGL from the exons ATGGCTTTGAGTTCATTTGATATCGACGCACCGCGATGGGATCAGTCTACGTTCATGGGCCGACTGAAGCACTTCTTCAACATCACCGACTGTCGAACGGCACTCTTGCCTGACTCACGCTTGGATGAAGCCAAAGCTTTAGTAGAAAGCTGCAG GGCGGGAGCCATCCTTCCAGGCACCACAGAGGAGCAGCTACACTATGCCAAGAAACTGTACGACTCTGCCTTCCACCCAGACACGGGGGACCGCATGAACCTGATCGGCCGCATGTCCTTCCAGGTCCCTGGAGGGATGGCCATCACCGGCTTCATGCTGCAGTTCTACAG gacaGTTCCTGCCGTGGTGTTCTGGCAGTGGGTGAATCAGTCCTTCAACGCTTTGGTCAACTACACAAACCGTAACGCTGCCTCCCCAATCACTCCAAA GCAGATTGGCGTCGCCTACATCACAGCGACCAGCACAGCGTTGGCCACGGCGGTCGGACTCAACCTCTACACAAAG AAAGCTCCTCCTCTCGTTGCTCGCTGGGTCCCGTTTGCAGCTGTGGCAGCAGCCAACTGTGTCAATATTCCCATGATGAGGCAACA GGAAATTCTGAACGGCATCGCTGTTACAGATGAAAATGGCAACAAACTGGGCCATTCAACG aaagcagcagtgaaAGGCATCACGCAGGTGGTGATCTCTCGGATCACCATGGCTGCACCAGGAATGA TTGTCCTCCCCATCATCATGCAGAGGCTTGAGAAGTACAAGTTCATGCAG AGAATCACTTTTCTCCACGGACCAATCCAAGTGATGATGGTTGGCGTCTT ttTGATCTTCATGGTGCCGGCCGCCTGCTCCCTTTTCCCTCAGAGATG CTCCATGGCTGTGTCCAAGCTGGAGCCGGAGCTGAGGGACTCCATCGTGTCGCAATACGGAGACAAAGTGCAGCGAGTTTACTTCAACAAAGGCCTCTGA
- the arl3b gene encoding ADP-ribosylation factor-like protein 3, giving the protein MWPSNHELGQILADRSRTGCLPAPAELLLAARLNVARDGFLYVSVRLTSPPLVTLGGVSRREGNKMGLLSILRKLKSTPDQEVRILLLGLDNGGKTTLLKQLASEDISHITPTQGFNIKSVQSQGFKLNVWDIGGQRKIRPYWRNYFENTDVLIYVIDSADRKRFEETGQELAELLDEEKLSGVPVLIFANKQDLLTAAPASEIAEGLNLHTIRDRMWQIQSCSALTGEGIQEGMNWVCKSVNSKKK; this is encoded by the exons ATGTGGCCCTCCAATCACGAGCTGGGGCAGATCCTGGCAGACAGGTCCCGAACCGGCTGCCTTCCTGCCCCGGCGGAGCTGCTGTTAGCTGCT CGCTTAAATGTAGCACGAGATGGATTTCTGTACGTAAGTGTGCGTCTGACGTCACCTCCCTTAGTAACCCTCGGCGGCGTCTCCAGGAGAGAAGGCAACAAGATG GGATTGCTGTCCATCCTGCGTAAGTTAAAGAGCACACCAGACCAGGAGGTCCGGATCCTGCTGCTGGGGCTGGACAACGGTGGGAAGACCACCCTGCTCAAACAGCTGGCATCCGAGGACATCAGCCACATCACCCCCACCCAG GGGTTCAACATCAAGAGTGTCCAGTCTCAGGGCTTTAAACTGAACGTCTGGGACATCGGGGGCCAGAGGAAGATCAGGCCGTACTGGAGAAACTACTTTGAAAACACTGATGTACTG ATCTATGTCATCGACAGCGCTGACAGAAAGAGGTTTGAGGAAACAGGTCAG GAGCTGGCTGAGTTGTTGGATGAGGAGAAGCTGAGCGGTGTCCCAGTTCTGATCTTCGCAAACAAACAGGACCTGCTGACCGCCGCCCCGGCCTCCGAGATCGCAGAGGGTCTCAACCTGCACACCATCCGGGACCGCATGTGGCAGATCCAGTCCTGCTCCGCCCTCACTGGTGAGGGGATTCAG GAGGGGATGAATTGGGTCTGCAAGAGCGTCAACTCCAAGAAAAAATAG
- the trim8b gene encoding E3 ubiquitin-protein ligase TRIM8b isoform X2, giving the protein MPACTMMASDMAETWRNCFEEELICPICLHVFSDPIQLPCKHNFCRGCISEAWAKDSSLARCPECNHAYTQKPSLEKNHKLSNIVEKYNALSVEKATTPALQCILCRRGPPLPAVKVCLRCNAPCCQSHVQTHLQQPCSALGHLLVEAEAVKAWTCPQHDEYRLYHCEAEQTAVCQYCCFARCHPSHGHAVTDVELRRNDIRQSLLRQQERVEERVQEIEEQLCKLDSDKCVVEDRVCELKEEVRLQYQRMHQLLEEDLGRTLEALDRAQARFCQENAAQVLALGEQRHEAQKLLSSIHTAFSKAEELSFMKNTKPVKILTDRSQACVGSSLPPYKVGSLNSKLFLSEISKREKSLKRTLEAPLTPPSTFLQSVPAYPSGQSSGSGTEKRKHSTAFPEGNGSVGKTAAPAKQPYLGSGSASGEGQSTNQQPLGPCGPPHISEGGGTGSGSGSLTNHHSGSMFGTSHFAPGGSSSSHSSQQAVLPQYGGRKILVCTMDNCYCSGVPSVSGHRSHPPYPRSGSFPWVSAQDYPPPPGLASGGPSMQGLAVRDWIDASQTHRHADFYGLYGQPSTKHYVTS; this is encoded by the exons ATGCCGGCCTGCACCATGATGGCCTCTGACATGGCTGAGACATGGAGGAACTGTTTTGAGGAGGAGCTCATCTGCCCCATTTGCCTGCACGTGTTCTCAGATCCCATCCAGCTGCCCTGCAAGCACAACTTCTGCCGGGGCTGCATCAGCGAGGCCTGGGCCAAAGACTCCTCGCTGGCCCGCTGCCCCGAGTGCAATCATGCTTACACGCAGAAGCCCAGCCTGGAGAAGAACCACAAACTGTCCAACATAGTGGAGAAGTACAACGCCCTGAGCGTGGAGAAGGCCACCACGCCGGCGCTGCAGTGCATTCTGTGCCGCCGAGGCCCACCACTCCCCGCTGTGAAAGTCTGTCTGCGCTGCAACGCCCCGTGCTGCCAGTCCCACGTCCAGACACACCTGCAGCAGCCATGCTCGGCCCTGGGGCACCTGTTGGTGGAGGCGGAGGCGGTGAAAGCCTGGACCTGCCCACAGCACGACGAGTACAGGCTTTATCACTGTGAGGCCGAGCAGACGGCAGTGTGTCAGTACTGCTGCTTCGCCCGCTGCCACCCCAGCCACGGCCACGCCGTCACCGACGTGGAGCTGAGACGCAACGACATCCGA caAAGCCTGTTGAGGCAGCAGGAGCGAGTGGAGGAACGAGTGCAGGAGATCGAAGAACAGCTCTGTAAACTTGACTCGGACAAGTGTGTGGTGGAG gACAGGGTGTGCgagctgaaggaggaggtgcGCCTGCAGTACCAGCGGATGCACCAGCTCCTGGAGGAGGATCTCGGTCGGACACTGGAGGCTCTGGACCGGGCTCAGGCTCGGTTCTGCCAGGAGAACGCTGCCCAGGTTTTGGCTCTGGGAGAGCAGCGCCACGAGGCTCAGAAGCTGCTGAGCTCCATCCACACGGCCTTCAGTAAGGCAGAGGAGCTGAGCTTCATGAAGAACACCAAACCTGTAAAAATCCTCACAGACAG GTCTCAGGCATGTGTGGGCAGCAGTCTCCCTCCTTACAAAGTCGGGAGTCTAAACTCCAAACTGTTCCTCTCTGAAATCTCCAAAAGAGAGAAGAGCTTGAAGAGAACGCTGGAAG CTCCCCTCACCCCCCCGTCGACCTTCCTGCAGTCCGTTCCTGCGTATCCCAGTGGTCAGAGCTCCGGATCTGGAACAGAGAAACGGAAACATTCCACTGCCTTTCCAGAGGGAAACGGGAGCGTCGGAAAAACTGCAGCCCCGG CAAAGCAGCCCTACCTGGGCTCCGGCTCTGCCTCTGGAGAAGGCCAGTCAACCAATCAGCAGCCACTCGGGCCCTGCGGCCCGCCTCACATCAGTGAGGGTGGCGGGACAGGAAGCGGAAGCGGCTCGCTGACTAACCACCATTCGGGCTCCATGTTCGGCACCTCGCACTTCGCTCCcggaggcagcagctcttcgCACTCCTCCCAGCAGGCCGTGCTGCCTCAGTATGGCGGCCGAAAGATCCTGGTGTGTACAATGGATAACTGCTACTGCTCCGGAGTGCCCTCAGTGTCGGGCCACCGCAGCCATCCCCCGTACCCACGCTCGGGCTCCTTCCCCTGGGTCAGCGCCCAAGACTACCCCCCTCCGCCCGGCCTGGCCTCTGGAGGCCCGTCCATGCAGGGCCTGGCAGTGAGGGACTGGATAGAcgcctcacagacacacagacatgcagattTCTACGGGCTGTATGGGCAGCCCTCTACAAAGCACTACGTCACCAGCTAA
- the trim8b gene encoding E3 ubiquitin-protein ligase TRIM8b isoform X1, with protein sequence MPACTMMASDMAETWRNCFEEELICPICLHVFSDPIQLPCKHNFCRGCISEAWAKDSSLARCPECNHAYTQKPSLEKNHKLSNIVEKYNALSVEKATTPALQCILCRRGPPLPAVKVCLRCNAPCCQSHVQTHLQQPCSALGHLLVEAEAVKAWTCPQHDEYRLYHCEAEQTAVCQYCCFARCHPSHGHAVTDVELRRNDIRQSLLRQQERVEERVQEIEEQLCKLDSDKCVVEDRVCELKEEVRLQYQRMHQLLEEDLGRTLEALDRAQARFCQENAAQVLALGEQRHEAQKLLSSIHTAFSKAEELSFMKNTKPVKILTDRSQACVGSSLPPYKVGSLNSKLFLSEISKREKSLKRTLEAPLTPPSTFLQSVPAYPSGQSSGSGTEKRKHSTAFPEGNGSVGKTAAPGFKDSSSSSSSSSSSSSSLAKQPYLGSGSASGEGQSTNQQPLGPCGPPHISEGGGTGSGSGSLTNHHSGSMFGTSHFAPGGSSSSHSSQQAVLPQYGGRKILVCTMDNCYCSGVPSVSGHRSHPPYPRSGSFPWVSAQDYPPPPGLASGGPSMQGLAVRDWIDASQTHRHADFYGLYGQPSTKHYVTS encoded by the exons ATGCCGGCCTGCACCATGATGGCCTCTGACATGGCTGAGACATGGAGGAACTGTTTTGAGGAGGAGCTCATCTGCCCCATTTGCCTGCACGTGTTCTCAGATCCCATCCAGCTGCCCTGCAAGCACAACTTCTGCCGGGGCTGCATCAGCGAGGCCTGGGCCAAAGACTCCTCGCTGGCCCGCTGCCCCGAGTGCAATCATGCTTACACGCAGAAGCCCAGCCTGGAGAAGAACCACAAACTGTCCAACATAGTGGAGAAGTACAACGCCCTGAGCGTGGAGAAGGCCACCACGCCGGCGCTGCAGTGCATTCTGTGCCGCCGAGGCCCACCACTCCCCGCTGTGAAAGTCTGTCTGCGCTGCAACGCCCCGTGCTGCCAGTCCCACGTCCAGACACACCTGCAGCAGCCATGCTCGGCCCTGGGGCACCTGTTGGTGGAGGCGGAGGCGGTGAAAGCCTGGACCTGCCCACAGCACGACGAGTACAGGCTTTATCACTGTGAGGCCGAGCAGACGGCAGTGTGTCAGTACTGCTGCTTCGCCCGCTGCCACCCCAGCCACGGCCACGCCGTCACCGACGTGGAGCTGAGACGCAACGACATCCGA caAAGCCTGTTGAGGCAGCAGGAGCGAGTGGAGGAACGAGTGCAGGAGATCGAAGAACAGCTCTGTAAACTTGACTCGGACAAGTGTGTGGTGGAG gACAGGGTGTGCgagctgaaggaggaggtgcGCCTGCAGTACCAGCGGATGCACCAGCTCCTGGAGGAGGATCTCGGTCGGACACTGGAGGCTCTGGACCGGGCTCAGGCTCGGTTCTGCCAGGAGAACGCTGCCCAGGTTTTGGCTCTGGGAGAGCAGCGCCACGAGGCTCAGAAGCTGCTGAGCTCCATCCACACGGCCTTCAGTAAGGCAGAGGAGCTGAGCTTCATGAAGAACACCAAACCTGTAAAAATCCTCACAGACAG GTCTCAGGCATGTGTGGGCAGCAGTCTCCCTCCTTACAAAGTCGGGAGTCTAAACTCCAAACTGTTCCTCTCTGAAATCTCCAAAAGAGAGAAGAGCTTGAAGAGAACGCTGGAAG CTCCCCTCACCCCCCCGTCGACCTTCCTGCAGTCCGTTCCTGCGTATCCCAGTGGTCAGAGCTCCGGATCTGGAACAGAGAAACGGAAACATTCCACTGCCTTTCCAGAGGGAAACGGGAGCGTCGGAAAAACTGCAGCCCCGGGTTTCAaggactcctcctcctcttcctcgtcgtcttcatcttcttcctcgTCTTTAGCAAAGCAGCCCTACCTGGGCTCCGGCTCTGCCTCTGGAGAAGGCCAGTCAACCAATCAGCAGCCACTCGGGCCCTGCGGCCCGCCTCACATCAGTGAGGGTGGCGGGACAGGAAGCGGAAGCGGCTCGCTGACTAACCACCATTCGGGCTCCATGTTCGGCACCTCGCACTTCGCTCCcggaggcagcagctcttcgCACTCCTCCCAGCAGGCCGTGCTGCCTCAGTATGGCGGCCGAAAGATCCTGGTGTGTACAATGGATAACTGCTACTGCTCCGGAGTGCCCTCAGTGTCGGGCCACCGCAGCCATCCCCCGTACCCACGCTCGGGCTCCTTCCCCTGGGTCAGCGCCCAAGACTACCCCCCTCCGCCCGGCCTGGCCTCTGGAGGCCCGTCCATGCAGGGCCTGGCAGTGAGGGACTGGATAGAcgcctcacagacacacagacatgcagattTCTACGGGCTGTATGGGCAGCCCTCTACAAAGCACTACGTCACCAGCTAA
- the trim8b gene encoding E3 ubiquitin-protein ligase TRIM8b isoform X3, with product MPACTMMASDMAETWRNCFEEELICPICLHVFSDPIQLPCKHNFCRGCISEAWAKDSSLARCPECNHAYTQKPSLEKNHKLSNIVEKYNALSVEKATTPALQCILCRRGPPLPAVKVCLRCNAPCCQSHVQTHLQQPCSALGHLLVEAEAVKAWTCPQHDEYRLYHCEAEQTAVCQYCCFARCHPSHGHAVTDVELRRNDIRDRVCELKEEVRLQYQRMHQLLEEDLGRTLEALDRAQARFCQENAAQVLALGEQRHEAQKLLSSIHTAFSKAEELSFMKNTKPVKILTDRSQACVGSSLPPYKVGSLNSKLFLSEISKREKSLKRTLEAPLTPPSTFLQSVPAYPSGQSSGSGTEKRKHSTAFPEGNGSVGKTAAPAKQPYLGSGSASGEGQSTNQQPLGPCGPPHISEGGGTGSGSGSLTNHHSGSMFGTSHFAPGGSSSSHSSQQAVLPQYGGRKILVCTMDNCYCSGVPSVSGHRSHPPYPRSGSFPWVSAQDYPPPPGLASGGPSMQGLAVRDWIDASQTHRHADFYGLYGQPSTKHYVTS from the exons ATGCCGGCCTGCACCATGATGGCCTCTGACATGGCTGAGACATGGAGGAACTGTTTTGAGGAGGAGCTCATCTGCCCCATTTGCCTGCACGTGTTCTCAGATCCCATCCAGCTGCCCTGCAAGCACAACTTCTGCCGGGGCTGCATCAGCGAGGCCTGGGCCAAAGACTCCTCGCTGGCCCGCTGCCCCGAGTGCAATCATGCTTACACGCAGAAGCCCAGCCTGGAGAAGAACCACAAACTGTCCAACATAGTGGAGAAGTACAACGCCCTGAGCGTGGAGAAGGCCACCACGCCGGCGCTGCAGTGCATTCTGTGCCGCCGAGGCCCACCACTCCCCGCTGTGAAAGTCTGTCTGCGCTGCAACGCCCCGTGCTGCCAGTCCCACGTCCAGACACACCTGCAGCAGCCATGCTCGGCCCTGGGGCACCTGTTGGTGGAGGCGGAGGCGGTGAAAGCCTGGACCTGCCCACAGCACGACGAGTACAGGCTTTATCACTGTGAGGCCGAGCAGACGGCAGTGTGTCAGTACTGCTGCTTCGCCCGCTGCCACCCCAGCCACGGCCACGCCGTCACCGACGTGGAGCTGAGACGCAACGACATCCGA gACAGGGTGTGCgagctgaaggaggaggtgcGCCTGCAGTACCAGCGGATGCACCAGCTCCTGGAGGAGGATCTCGGTCGGACACTGGAGGCTCTGGACCGGGCTCAGGCTCGGTTCTGCCAGGAGAACGCTGCCCAGGTTTTGGCTCTGGGAGAGCAGCGCCACGAGGCTCAGAAGCTGCTGAGCTCCATCCACACGGCCTTCAGTAAGGCAGAGGAGCTGAGCTTCATGAAGAACACCAAACCTGTAAAAATCCTCACAGACAG GTCTCAGGCATGTGTGGGCAGCAGTCTCCCTCCTTACAAAGTCGGGAGTCTAAACTCCAAACTGTTCCTCTCTGAAATCTCCAAAAGAGAGAAGAGCTTGAAGAGAACGCTGGAAG CTCCCCTCACCCCCCCGTCGACCTTCCTGCAGTCCGTTCCTGCGTATCCCAGTGGTCAGAGCTCCGGATCTGGAACAGAGAAACGGAAACATTCCACTGCCTTTCCAGAGGGAAACGGGAGCGTCGGAAAAACTGCAGCCCCGG CAAAGCAGCCCTACCTGGGCTCCGGCTCTGCCTCTGGAGAAGGCCAGTCAACCAATCAGCAGCCACTCGGGCCCTGCGGCCCGCCTCACATCAGTGAGGGTGGCGGGACAGGAAGCGGAAGCGGCTCGCTGACTAACCACCATTCGGGCTCCATGTTCGGCACCTCGCACTTCGCTCCcggaggcagcagctcttcgCACTCCTCCCAGCAGGCCGTGCTGCCTCAGTATGGCGGCCGAAAGATCCTGGTGTGTACAATGGATAACTGCTACTGCTCCGGAGTGCCCTCAGTGTCGGGCCACCGCAGCCATCCCCCGTACCCACGCTCGGGCTCCTTCCCCTGGGTCAGCGCCCAAGACTACCCCCCTCCGCCCGGCCTGGCCTCTGGAGGCCCGTCCATGCAGGGCCTGGCAGTGAGGGACTGGATAGAcgcctcacagacacacagacatgcagattTCTACGGGCTGTATGGGCAGCCCTCTACAAAGCACTACGTCACCAGCTAA
- the mxra7 gene encoding matrix-remodeling-associated protein 7 isoform X1 has product MDLTFVLSAVIFTLLAIVVATSLFNGSSSAAADFPNTRTCTGGSGEPGPRQNGHVPEKKPKKAAVDDWCEISGSAHDHWDVVKSVESVEAHPQSNSEELATPVEHSSSTSSLSIPRPGSRHMSLEVDSSSEASSGRGRRSFIGLSEKELLKCAFSYPQTEGATESPGINDKGESNTNNSLKYVPGKARSHHLQMMMSKEELEEEQRVQREQLAAIFQLLKDNKETFGEVSDGDIEEQLKLYSI; this is encoded by the exons atggatCTAACTTTCGTATTGTCGGCCGTCATCTTCACCCTCCTCGCCATTGTGGTTGCGACCTCGCTGTTTAACGGATCCTCGTCTGCGGCCGCCGACTTTCCCAACACCCGGACCTGCACCGGAGGATCCGGAGAGCCGGGGCCGAGGCAGAACGGCCATGTCCCGGAGAAGAAGCCGAAGAAGGCGGCGGTGGACGACTGGTGCGAGATCAGCGGGAGCGCGCACGATCACTGGGATGTGGTGAAATCCGTGGAGTCG GTGGAGGCACACCCCCAATCTAACAGTGAAGAACTGGCAACACCAGTTGAacactcctcctccacatccAGCCTGTCCATCCCCAGGCCTGGATCTAGGCATATGAGCTTAGAGGTAGATTCGTCGTCCGAGGCCTCGTCGGGGAGGGGCCGTAGGTCATTCATTGGGCTCTCTGAGAAGGAGCTCCTAAAGTGTGCTTTCTCTTACCCCCAGACTGAAGGAGCCACAGAGAGCCCCGGGATCAATG ATAAGGGagaatcaaacacaaacaactccTTGAAGTACGTCCCCGGAAAGGCACGATCCCACCACTTGCAGATGATGATGTCcaaagaggagctggaggaagagcagag GGTGCAACGGGAGCAGCTTGCCGCCATCTTCCAGCTGCTGAAAGACAACAAGGAGACTTTTGGGGAGGTGTCGGACGGAGACATTGAAGAGCAGCTCAAACTCTACTCCATCTGA
- the mxra7 gene encoding matrix-remodeling-associated protein 7 isoform X3: MDLTFVLSAVIFTLLAIVVATSLFNGSSSAAADFPNTRTCTGGSGEPGPRQNGHVPEKKPKKAAVDDWCEISGSAHDHWDVVKSVESTEGATESPGINDKGESNTNNSLKYVPGKARSHHLQMMMSKEELEEEQRVQREQLAAIFQLLKDNKETFGEVSDGDIEEQLKLYSI; this comes from the exons atggatCTAACTTTCGTATTGTCGGCCGTCATCTTCACCCTCCTCGCCATTGTGGTTGCGACCTCGCTGTTTAACGGATCCTCGTCTGCGGCCGCCGACTTTCCCAACACCCGGACCTGCACCGGAGGATCCGGAGAGCCGGGGCCGAGGCAGAACGGCCATGTCCCGGAGAAGAAGCCGAAGAAGGCGGCGGTGGACGACTGGTGCGAGATCAGCGGGAGCGCGCACGATCACTGGGATGTGGTGAAATCCGTGGAGTCG ACTGAAGGAGCCACAGAGAGCCCCGGGATCAATG ATAAGGGagaatcaaacacaaacaactccTTGAAGTACGTCCCCGGAAAGGCACGATCCCACCACTTGCAGATGATGATGTCcaaagaggagctggaggaagagcagag GGTGCAACGGGAGCAGCTTGCCGCCATCTTCCAGCTGCTGAAAGACAACAAGGAGACTTTTGGGGAGGTGTCGGACGGAGACATTGAAGAGCAGCTCAAACTCTACTCCATCTGA
- the mxra7 gene encoding matrix-remodeling-associated protein 7 isoform X2, with translation MDLTFVLSAVIFTLLAIVVATSLFNGSSSAAADFPNTRTCTGGSGEPGPRQNGHVPEKKPKKAAVDDWCEISGSAHDHWDVVKSVESVEAHPQSNSEELATPVEHSSSTSSLSIPRPGSRHMSLETEGATESPGINDKGESNTNNSLKYVPGKARSHHLQMMMSKEELEEEQRVQREQLAAIFQLLKDNKETFGEVSDGDIEEQLKLYSI, from the exons atggatCTAACTTTCGTATTGTCGGCCGTCATCTTCACCCTCCTCGCCATTGTGGTTGCGACCTCGCTGTTTAACGGATCCTCGTCTGCGGCCGCCGACTTTCCCAACACCCGGACCTGCACCGGAGGATCCGGAGAGCCGGGGCCGAGGCAGAACGGCCATGTCCCGGAGAAGAAGCCGAAGAAGGCGGCGGTGGACGACTGGTGCGAGATCAGCGGGAGCGCGCACGATCACTGGGATGTGGTGAAATCCGTGGAGTCG GTGGAGGCACACCCCCAATCTAACAGTGAAGAACTGGCAACACCAGTTGAacactcctcctccacatccAGCCTGTCCATCCCCAGGCCTGGATCTAGGCATATGAGCTTAGAG ACTGAAGGAGCCACAGAGAGCCCCGGGATCAATG ATAAGGGagaatcaaacacaaacaactccTTGAAGTACGTCCCCGGAAAGGCACGATCCCACCACTTGCAGATGATGATGTCcaaagaggagctggaggaagagcagag GGTGCAACGGGAGCAGCTTGCCGCCATCTTCCAGCTGCTGAAAGACAACAAGGAGACTTTTGGGGAGGTGTCGGACGGAGACATTGAAGAGCAGCTCAAACTCTACTCCATCTGA